Below is a window of Pelobates fuscus isolate aPelFus1 chromosome 13, aPelFus1.pri, whole genome shotgun sequence DNA.
TCTTTTTAAACTGTGATAGGGTTCCCTAGGCCTAAACTGTGGCCTATGATGTCTTACCCCACCTGGATTCATATCGTCTCTATGATGTTGTGTAAAAGGATGACGTGGAGGGCCGCTATGGGGTCCATGGTGGTCCCTGGAATTAGGAGCCATTGTTTCATTTATCCTAGCATGAGGTGGGCCATTATGGTCACGAGGTGGCCCGTGATCTCTTGTCGAACCTGTATGCATACCATAATGTTCTTTTATTGCTCCTTGGTGAAGAGTACCATGGTCCTGTGAAAATGGGTGACGCATGTCTAGACGGGGAGGTGGCGAAAATGGTATGGTACCATGCTCTGGAAGAGGATGCCCAGGAAATTGATTCATTCCATGTTCTATAGGTGGCGGTGGCTGAGGCGGACCATGAGGCAAAGGATTGGGAGGTTCCATAGAGGACATGCGTGCCGTCACAGTAATGTCTCTACCAAAGAGACTTCCATGATCACCAGGTAAGCCTGGAGGTGGTACAGAAGGAGGGCCAGCATGTTCAATTTGAAAAGGCCCCCCTCGCTCTAATGGAGGAACCATGGATGGAGGTGGCACATGATGGTCAAAAGGTGGCATATTCTTTGCACGGAAGTCACCAACTGTGTCTGGAAAGCGTGGTACATGCTCTTCAAATTGTGGTTTAAATCCTCCACTACCACTTAATGAAGCCTGTTCATCAGCACTTGAGGGGCAATCATCAAATGAGCTACCTGAACTCCCCATCTCAAACCAACCCCCTCTATTACCATCTATACCATGTGCTCTGTTACCTTTCACTCCCACTCTTACAGACTCTACAATTTTAATAGGCTCTCCTGAAATCCTCATGTTGCCAGCATTGTGATATCCCAAGGTTTCTATGGGTGCTCCTTTTTCTTCCACATTATCTCCAAGGTCTAAAGAGGAGGATGAAACTCTTGTTTCTATTCGATAATGCTCCTCTTGACGTGGTCTCTCGTCAGAAGACAACCCAGAATGGCTGAGGCCAGACATGTGAATGTCCTCATTTAAGCTTGATTGGCTGAACGGACTTTCGTCAGAGGGTCTGCGAGATGCATTTTTAAGCATGGTCTTAAATTCCATTGTAGTAGAGGCTGATACAGCAGAGCCTGGTTGTTCCATATTTGACATTGGGGGTCTGGAGGAAAGATTATTTTTAGAGGCAAAGTTAGGTGGTCTATTTTGAAGAGTATGAGGAGAATCTAAATAATGAGATGTCGATAAACCCGAATGCATCCCTGTTAAACTATTATGACTGTCTGGAGGGAAAAATGGCTCCTCTTTCTTCAGTGATGGTGATCGATCAGCTTCTAGATTACCCCCTCTTAAATTGTAGCTTCCGTATAACTCAGAGGATGGGGACACTCGCCCAGCACTTTCAGCAGACTTGAAAGGAGGCTGCATAGACTGGGGGAAGGACTGCCTAGCAAAGTCTTGTGGTGGACCAAAATTGGGTGGTCCTTGTTTGTAGTCTGTAGGCTCTAAAAGGCCAGTGGATTTTAAAATGGGATTGGAAGGCATCTTTTCAAGACCACCAGCAGCCACCGGTGGGGGACCAGAATATTCAAAGTCACGGTAGTCCTCATCCTCATTAAATGCAGATTCTGAAAAAAACTTATCCAGTGGGGAATCAATTGGTTGAGTGCTCTCTAATGTATCTGAAGACTGCCGATAGGCATTGGGAGAATTTCCACCTAGACTGAAAGACCTATAAGCGGGCAAGCTAGCCAGCTTTTGAAACTCGCTTTCCTTGCTTAAAAGTGGAGATCTCGAACTACTAGGAGTAGAAGAGTCAGGGCTTATTATTTTAGACAATAAGGACACAGTGTCTACACTGCTTGAAACTGGCTTGTCCATCATCTCATCCTGAGTTGGTGTCCCACTTCTTTCATCCCTAACAGGTGTCCCATCAACATTTTCCAGAGAAGTGTTTGGGGGAGCACGGTGAAAATCAGGAGGGGGCTCTGGTAAGGTGGTGGAACCTAAGCCACTAAGAATAGGAATGTTCAAATCTAAACCACTAAAACCAGGATTTCCTTTCAAAAAATTATGAATCTTCATTTCCAAACTTGAAGGCTCATTCTCATCACTAGTTTTGGAGGTTTGGGATGGAGGGCATGCAGTGCTTTCAGTGGACACAGAGGGCTGAGATGAATAAACCAGAGAATTAACCGGCTGCTTTACACTTGAACCATGTCCAACAGATGCCTTTGCGATGGGCAAAGAAGGGGAGTTTGAGGAAGGAGAGTAGCCAGTGTTTTTTGGAACAGAAGGGGGTACAACTGATGGAGTACTCCTGTCTTTCACAGAAGGGACTGTAGCATTGCTTGGTGCTGTTGTTGTGGTGTGTGTGATGGATCCACTTGATATGGCAACACTTTGAATCAAAGAAGATAAGCCTATAAGAGAATTGGTAAAAGATTAAACCATAAGAAATCTTGCATCATTCTTACAAGCAGTTATACTCAACATATTTATATGCGGTGTATTAAAATTCCTCATTTAAAGGGGACCAACAATTTATACTTTTTTGCAGCAACTTCTCTAAAATCATGGTAGAAAGTGAACTGATGAGAATTTAAACATTTAGGTCACATTGCAggtaaaaattgaaaaattaaccAAGTCAATCATATTTTTAGGTCCACTTTTTTAATATTTGATACTCACCGTGTGAAACCCCAAGTATGTGGACAATTTGACGGACCGGACCTCTACTGACTAAAGCATTTCAAGATACAATGTAAGAGCAGAGCTTTCATAGAGAGAGCAATGACCACCTAGAAAGCAGAATGTTATAGCTTGGAACTTTAGGAACGGACAGTCTTACATAGTTacagctatgtttcactgagggttaaagcagcctctagtggccgcttccgcgattctcactgtgaaaatcacagtgggaagacgccgatgtccataggaaagcattgagtaatgcttttctatgggcggtttgcGTGCGCGgacagctcttgccgcacatgcacattcggCGCGGACATCGGCatgaggaggagagttccctagTGCCAAGGAAGCCCGGCGTTcgagaaaggtacgttttaaccccttcagcccagcgggaagtggggacctaaggactacatagtgccagggaaacgagtttgttttcctgccactatagtgctcctttaactgagGTTTTATCCAGCTGTTGTGCGAAgacctcagttactaaatgcaaaaAGGCTGGTGtcgcagcatttacattgaaactaTTTCTACAACATATAAAAGAACACGGATGCTGCAACAacataaaaaattaagtaaaacatGGTTACCTTGCAATGATGATGTGGAGGGAGTTTGAGATTTAGACAACACAGAAAGAATGCTTTCAGGTGTAATCTCTTTGGAAAGGATGTTTGCAAATGGATTAGGCTGACTCTGCACAGGCGTCTTCAGACCTCCACTCAAGTTAGTGGTTGGCGTAGTCGGTGTCCCAGGAGACGGCTTGCCTGCTGGGCTAACTCCTAAAAGAGGAAGAGATTTTAGAACACTATAACAAACACAAACTAAAAACACGTGCAAGTATATATAAAATCACAAGCAacatacaaacccccacaataCAATCCCAAcgctccactgtcaaaatggaaaAATCAAACCCCGCAACACcacctagatgtagcaaatgcctttaataattattttgcaaaaaagtaatgatggtccaggcactccggttcaatccagtgggcagacccAAAGaagttttaataattattttgtctgGTGTGCCACCACCCTGATTGCTAAGCTAACAAACACATATTCCGAAACTACAAATCTACATCAGGCCCCGCTaaatttgaaaaacaaacaaaaaaaacaaacagaaattccATTTTAGAAGTGTGCCAGTTGGGGtcattaataaacatcttaatctaaaaattaaaaaacagtattgacctgatcaaatcccagcaatgtttctgaagctcagtgcgccaacaattgctaaacctgtttattaaagggacactatagtcacctgaacaactttagtttaatgaagcagttttggtgtatagaacatgctcctgcagcctcactgctcaatcctctgccatttaggagttaaatccctttgtttatgaaccctagtcacacctccctgcatgtgacttgcacagtcttccataaacacttcctgtatagagagccctatttaggctttctttattgcaatttctgtttaattaagattttcttatcccctgctatgttaatagctgacactgcaagagcctcctgtatgtgattaaagttcaatttagagattgagatacaattatttaaggtaaattacatctgtttgaaagtgaaaccatttttttttcatgcaggctctgtcaatcatagccaggggaggtgtggctagggctgcataaacagaaacaaagtgatttaactcctaaatgactgtgaattgggcagtgaaattggaggggaatgatctatacactaaaactgctttattcagctaaagtaatttaggtgactatagtgttcctttaatccctgGTGTCTGGATGCATACCAAAACGTTTGAAAACTGCACGAGTAGTAACTATCCATATAAGTGGTGACATTACtttggtatcttttttttttttttaaaaaaacaacatatcatTGCTCCCTGCATTGTGTCAAAAACCTTGGAAAAATGCGTTCATACGCAGCTATGTGAATGTTACTAACAATCACACTGACcactgatcaatcaggctttcgtccaaatcactcaacttcaactgccctcttaaaagtttgcaatgacatccaaactggcatggaacaaggagacctaactggagcttttttcccttgattttgccaaggcctttgacacagtagaccatggcattctatTACAAAAaggttatataatataaaaaaacaaaaaaaaaaaaacacacctccggtactggtgatcgtccgctaacctggtttcaattGCATGTATCAGATTGATCACAATATGTGACCATTCCGGAAATATTGCCTCCATCTCCAGGTTGTGTGTGGTGTCCCCCAAGGCTTCACACTTggcccctactatttacatcatTTATTACAGATTTGCCCAATATCTGGAAAGCCTCCACTTCACACATGTACACGGACGACAGTAATCTACGCTAGCAAACCCAATCTACCCCAACTTGAGGCTGtactccaagaccagttcacagatgTAGAAAAATGGATAGCAAAAAAAAATTCCTAAACACAGACAAAACGGTCACAATGATCTTCGTAACAGTATCTAAATTCCATAAATTACAAAACTCCCACCTATGCATCAGAATAAATTCAAATAACACACTGACCGTAGTCTGTTTTCAAATAtgtaggtatgttgctagaccccaatctctcAGCCTACAAAGTGAAAAACTCATGAAAACTaccatatttttccatgtataagactttTTTCGAAATTTCTTTACCTtaaaattgggggtcgtcttatacacgaAATGTCACTgtaggggttaaaaaacaaaacccacacTTGTTGCGAGCGGCCTTAGTTAAGATGGCGACTGTCGCATTTCAGTCTCCATCCTGCCGATACAATTCTGAATGCGGTGGCAAGGAGG
It encodes the following:
- the RPRD2 gene encoding regulation of nuclear pre-mRNA domain-containing protein 2 isoform X2; translated protein: MAAGGSGGSKAGALEAALDRKLQSVTNTMESIQSLSAWCIDNKKHHAAIAQHWIKWLRRSGVSHRLNLFYLANDVLQNCKRKNALVYRDTFSDVLLEAASLVRDQSVSKSIERIFKIWEERNVYTEDTIASFRAALSGGYGKRERSERSERSERPERSKTVRPKPVEKVQEAPAINPKAALKSKIVAEFRPQNLIDDLLGYKQAIEHVEVKEKQLSNMRVDVCSTETLKRLKDRAGGKKFSKDFEEASAKLEEFVNILEKEVKNGSPLTDALENACIFYEAQYREVKVVVNAYKTFANRVNNLKKKLDQLKSTLPDPEESPVPSPTMDAPSPTGSESPFQGMGAESPLSPEVEPIPSVSPEPPKDNRVVEDMELSDVDADEEMPNIIVEERQEPVAPSTPLSKAEENASPDVSVTMTDPTAPVPNPVSAPASLPVISPVPVGTPALVSTPLPVTPAKTVTTPSTASAIPLALPSLANVDLGKISSILSSLTSVMKNTGVSPAGKPSPGTPTTPTTNLSGGLKTPVQSQPNPFANILSKEITPESILSVLSKSQTPSTSSLQGLSSLIQSVAISSGSITHTTTTAPSNATVPSVKDRSTPSVVPPSVPKNTGYSPSSNSPSLPIAKASVGHGSSVKQPVNSLVYSSQPSVSTESTACPPSQTSKTSDENEPSSLEMKIHNFLKGNPGFSGLDLNIPILSGLGSTTLPEPPPDFHRAPPNTSLENVDGTPVRDERSGTPTQDEMMDKPVSSSVDTVSLLSKIISPDSSTPSSSRSPLLSKESEFQKLASLPAYRSFSLGGNSPNAYRQSSDTLESTQPIDSPLDKFFSESAFNEDEDYRDFEYSGPPPVAAGGLEKMPSNPILKSTGLLEPTDYKQGPPNFGPPQDFARQSFPQSMQPPFKSAESAGRVSPSSELYGSYNLRGGNLEADRSPSLKKEEPFFPPDSHNSLTGMHSGLSTSHYLDSPHTLQNRPPNFASKNNLSSRPPMSNMEQPGSAVSASTTMEFKTMLKNASRRPSDESPFSQSSLNEDIHMSGLSHSGLSSDERPRQEEHYRIETRVSSSSLDLGDNVEEKGAPIETLGYHNAGNMRISGEPIKIVESVRVGVKGNRAHGIDGNRGGWFEMGSSGSSFDDCPSSADEQASLSGSGGFKPQFEEHVPRFPDTVGDFRAKNMPPFDHHVPPPSMVPPLERGGPFQIEHAGPPSVPPPGLPGDHGSLFGRDITVTARMSSMEPPNPLPHGPPQPPPPIEHGMNQFPGHPLPEHGTIPFSPPPRLDMRHPFSQDHGTLHQGAIKEHYGMHTGSTRDHGPPRDHNGPPHARINETMAPNSRDHHGPHSGPPRHPFTQHHRDDMNPGGVRHHRPQFRPREPYHSLKRPRPPFGRGPQFFSPKRPFYPPRY
- the RPRD2 gene encoding regulation of nuclear pre-mRNA domain-containing protein 2 isoform X1, coding for MAAGGSGGSKAGALEAALDRKLQSVTNTMESIQSLSAWCIDNKKHHAAIAQHWIKWLRRSGVSHRLNLFYLANDVLQNCKRKNALVYRDTFSDVLLEAASLVRDQSVSKSIERIFKIWEERNVYTEDTIASFRAALSFERSVTEKKKRESKQMYTGHLHSGGYGKRERSERSERSERPERSKTVRPKPVEKVQEAPAINPKAALKSKIVAEFRPQNLIDDLLGYKQAIEHVEVKEKQLSNMRVDVCSTETLKRLKDRAGGKKFSKDFEEASAKLEEFVNILEKEVKNGSPLTDALENACIFYEAQYREVKVVVNAYKTFANRVNNLKKKLDQLKSTLPDPEESPVPSPTMDAPSPTGSESPFQGMGAESPLSPEVEPIPSVSPEPPKDNRVVEDMELSDVDADEEMPNIIVEERQEPVAPSTPLSKAEENASPDVSVTMTDPTAPVPNPVSAPASLPVISPVPVGTPALVSTPLPVTPAKTVTTPSTASAIPLALPSLANVDLGKISSILSSLTSVMKNTGVSPAGKPSPGTPTTPTTNLSGGLKTPVQSQPNPFANILSKEITPESILSVLSKSQTPSTSSLQGLSSLIQSVAISSGSITHTTTTAPSNATVPSVKDRSTPSVVPPSVPKNTGYSPSSNSPSLPIAKASVGHGSSVKQPVNSLVYSSQPSVSTESTACPPSQTSKTSDENEPSSLEMKIHNFLKGNPGFSGLDLNIPILSGLGSTTLPEPPPDFHRAPPNTSLENVDGTPVRDERSGTPTQDEMMDKPVSSSVDTVSLLSKIISPDSSTPSSSRSPLLSKESEFQKLASLPAYRSFSLGGNSPNAYRQSSDTLESTQPIDSPLDKFFSESAFNEDEDYRDFEYSGPPPVAAGGLEKMPSNPILKSTGLLEPTDYKQGPPNFGPPQDFARQSFPQSMQPPFKSAESAGRVSPSSELYGSYNLRGGNLEADRSPSLKKEEPFFPPDSHNSLTGMHSGLSTSHYLDSPHTLQNRPPNFASKNNLSSRPPMSNMEQPGSAVSASTTMEFKTMLKNASRRPSDESPFSQSSLNEDIHMSGLSHSGLSSDERPRQEEHYRIETRVSSSSLDLGDNVEEKGAPIETLGYHNAGNMRISGEPIKIVESVRVGVKGNRAHGIDGNRGGWFEMGSSGSSFDDCPSSADEQASLSGSGGFKPQFEEHVPRFPDTVGDFRAKNMPPFDHHVPPPSMVPPLERGGPFQIEHAGPPSVPPPGLPGDHGSLFGRDITVTARMSSMEPPNPLPHGPPQPPPPIEHGMNQFPGHPLPEHGTIPFSPPPRLDMRHPFSQDHGTLHQGAIKEHYGMHTGSTRDHGPPRDHNGPPHARINETMAPNSRDHHGPHSGPPRHPFTQHHRDDMNPGGVRHHRPQFRPREPYHSLKRPRPPFGRGPQFFSPKRPFYPPRY